The following is a genomic window from Malus sylvestris chromosome 7, drMalSylv7.2, whole genome shotgun sequence.
aaaatattgtactaatttattatatataaatgattatggtatgcttagacttctttcattaattactacatattttctacactcacaatgtttgtcagctcgctatataatcaacttgataatgttaaatccatcatgcaatgcatttccttcaaatattttgtgataaactaatagataattgactaaataaacatcctgcaaagtttcaataaaaatttccaagttttttatacaatttccgtggtttccatgtaatttttatcgatatcgatattatcccgatatttccatcgatatttccgtgttttcagactaccgatatttccgatattaccgatattttcttccttgcaaTTAACCCACTTGTTGAAGAGcaattttggatttttgtttgGTATTGTCGGACTCTCCTCCAGAAAgtcacttcttttttttttttttttttattacccagGTCGCAGTCAACCTGAGAAGTCCTGCAattaaacaccaaaacaaaattcGATCAGCACGAAATATTAATTGGAGGGGACTCGAGAGCAATTCTATGACTTTAGCAAACATGCATATTATTTTCTTAGTCCAAATATGAATTTGACATCATCTCTTGCAAAACCACCAACCAATATCACTTCTCAAAGAAATTATACATAGAAGAGAGCGAAGGCTTACCCAACAATTTCTGAATTTAATTGCGGACTGTTCAAGTGTCGACCGGAATCTGTGCTTTCTTTCCCTCTTGACTTTGAACTCCGCttcattttttacaaaaataacaaatcaaatcaacaaaaattaattaaaaacttcaaCTGGGTAATCGAAAAGAGAAGATTAAATACCACAAAAATACTAATAAACATTAAACACCATAATACATTGGGAAAAGCCTAAGTTTCAAAAACCTAAACACCATAATTATATTGGGAAAAATCCTAAATCCTGCATTGCAACAAACCCCAAAACCCAATTACTGTTCCAGGTGGCATGCACAGTTTTTTGGTATAAGCAAAAAAGTAACCCCAATCCCAACTTAAGCAGAGAAATCACTTCATAATCCCTAAATACTGGAAAGAAGGAATCTTTGAAAGGGATGCTTCCGGGTGgcatacacaaatttttattatAAGAAAGAAGTAACCCCAATCCCAAATTAAGCAGAGAAATCACTTCATAATCCCTAAATAATCCCTAAATACTGGAAAGAATGAATCTTTGGAAGGGAAGCTCACCACTGCTATAATAGGGCGTGAGCACAGTCAGCTTTGAAGGCTGCAAACAAAagccccaaaaaacaaaaaacctgaAACTGAACACAAAACTAAATTAAACAACCACACGTAGAATCACAGGCTACAAACAAAACCCCCAACACAATCTCAAATGGAAGGAAAGGGTaaatggaagaagaagagatgtatACAATCCCTCAACCCCACCCTCTCTCTGCAGCCGACACACTCGTTCCATCAACCCTACCCTCAAATTGTGCACCCAATCAACTCTCTTTCTGTCCCCCTAATCGTGCACCCGCCCTCACCCTCTCTCTACAACCAACCCCTCCCCTATCTCCCTCCCTTAAATCACGCCCCCACAACATCCCATCAGTGAAGAATCAAATCCAAAAGTAAATTGCAGTTACCTATTACGGTAGGATTAAAAAAAGAATCTCCAAATAGATAGACAAAGGATATAATACAACAGATAGCTCACCAAAAAGCTGCAGCCCTTTCACAGTGGTGATACATTTACGCTTATTACGCATGACTTTTTCAATTGTAATTTCTTGCTTCTCCTGCAGAAAAAAACACAACAGAACAGATTTCAATAACCACTCATACCTATTTAATGTCTGGAACTAAAACTTTCAGTTATTtatctatatataaatattgattATGATCACATTTTGATCATCGACATAAAATACAAATCATTGTATATTTGCACAATCAAATATTTATGGAACTCACAACCGAGAGCCAGAGCTTCAATTCCTGTGAAACCACCCTTCTCTGAAACCCTTGGCGACAAATTCTTACATCATCTATACCGTAAACTTGATCAATCAatcaaatatttataaaaatttagaattttaaccTCAATTACAACATGCAAACCCAAAATTGATCcaaatcaaagttgaagaacCCTAATAAGAACAAAGGTGCTAAACTATAGAACTTGGGTATTTCTTAAAACCCCTAACCCATGATATTTTAAATCCTTAAATTTTCTGACCACAGAAACACTATCAAACTAACATGATTAAATAAATTGCTAATTACAAATGGGGAAAACTACAGCCCATGGGTAGTTCCTTAAATCCCATCATGTTTTCAATTCCAAAATTTCTCGTCATTTAGGAAAACCACTAAGCTTGTCTACCCTGTACTGTGCACCTAATAATAgcgaaaggaaagaaaaaaataagataaaaaaaatacatagcTATTCGGCCATAACTGCATCCTATCTAAAATGCACTAAAATGCCAGAGATAAAGTTTGGAATTCAGCATTGTATAACATTTACAGATGACAACCAACGTAAATTTGTGAAAAGCAAAACCAACCCATTGTTTTGAATGTTGTTATTTTGGGAAACCTTGCAAATCACAATGAATAGCATATGATAACCTTAAATAGGGCTGAGAATTTTGACTCACCATCCTCCTTTAGCATAGAGCAACTTGCTTCCTTAGCAAAGTAACAAACCGGGATAACACGCTGCTGTTGAAGAATGTATCCATTGCCACACAGCTGAACATCACAAAGAAAATTCAACACAAAACTCAACATTCACAATGCAAAATCCAAACCAAACACAAAATCAATGCTTTCAAAGTCGTATGgcatgctagcttatcacaatTGTTTAGTATAAATTTACCCACATTATATAtggataaatttaaataaaaaataaaagataaccAAATAATACATTGGTAGTCTCCGTATTCCCCCAGCAAGCAAACCGTTGATGGGCTCCCCTTGAAAGCTTAGTTAATGAACCGCCCACCTGCACACGCACTTCAGAACTCAATTCATACACAtagggaggggagagagagagagagagtaccacaAAG
Proteins encoded in this region:
- the LOC126629776 gene encoding uncharacterized protein LOC126629776 isoform X1, yielding MVLSLHSIRFRAIENRDFVVLSLSLSPPYVYELSSEVRVQVGGSLTKLSRGAHQRFACWGNTETTNLCGNGYILQQQRVIPVCYFAKEASCSMLKEDDDVRICRQGFQRRVVSQELKLWLSVEKQEITIEKVMRNKRKCITTVKGLQLFAEFKVKRERKHRFRSTLEQSAIKFRNCWDFSG
- the LOC126629776 gene encoding uncharacterized protein LOC126629776 isoform X2, whose amino-acid sequence is MVLSLHSIRFRAIENRDFVVGGSLTKLSRGAHQRFACWGNTETTNLCGNGYILQQQRVIPVCYFAKEASCSMLKEDDDVRICRQGFQRRVVSQELKLWLSVEKQEITIEKVMRNKRKCITTVKGLQLFAEFKVKRERKHRFRSTLEQSAIKFRNCWDFSG